From the Homo sapiens chromosome 1, GRCh38.p14 Primary Assembly genome, one window contains:
- the ZC3H12A gene encoding endoribonuclease ZC3H12A isoform a (isoform a is encoded by transcript variant 1): MSGPCGEKPVLEASPTMSLWEFEDSHSRQGTPRPGQELAAEEASALELQMKVDFFRKLGYSSTEIHSVLQKLGVQADTNTVLGELVKHGTATERERQTSPDPCPQLPLVPRGGGTPKAPNLEPPLPEEEKEGSDLRPVVIDGSNVAMSHGNKEVFSCRGILLAVNWFLERGHTDITVFVPSWRKEQPRPDVPITDQHILRELEKKKILVFTPSRRVGGKRVVCYDDRFIVKLAYESDGIVVSNDTYRDLQGERQEWKRFIEERLLMYSFVNDKFMPPDDPLGRHGPSLDNFLRKKPLTLEHRKQPCPYGRKCTYGIKCRFFHPERPSCPQRSVADELRANALLSPPRAPSKDKNGRRPSPSSQSSSLLTESEQCSLDGKKLGAQASPGSRQEGLTQTYAPSGRSLAPSGGSGSSFGPTDWLPQTLDSLPYVSQDCLDSGIGSLESQMSELWGVRGGGPGEPGPPRAPYTGYSPYGSELPATAAFSAFGRAMGAGHFSVPADYPPAPPAFPPREYWSEPYPLPPPTSVLQEPPVQSPGAGRSPWGRAGSLAKEQASVYTKLCGVFPPHLVEAVMGRFPQLLDPQQLAAEILSYKSQHPSE, encoded by the exons ATGAGTGGCCCCTGTGGAGAGAAGCCTGTCCTGGAAGCCAGCCCCACCATGAGTCTGTGGGAATTTGAGGACAGCCACAGCCGTCAGGGCACCCCAAGGCCGGGTCAAGAGCTGGCCGCTGAGGAGGCCTCGGCCCTGGAACTGCAGATGAAGGTGGACTTCTTCCGGAAGCTGGGCTATTCATCCACGGAGATCCACAGCGTCCTGCAGAAGCTGGGCGTCCAGGCAGACACCAACACGGTGCTGGGTGAGCTGGTGAAACACGGGACAGCCACCGAGCGGGAGCGCCAGACCTCACCGGACCCCTGCCCTCAGCTCCCTCTAGTCCCGCGGGGTGGTGGCACCCCTAAGGCTCCCAACCTGGAGCCTCCACTcccagaagaggaaaaggagggcaGCGACCTGAGACCAGTGGTCATCGATGGGAGCAACGTGGCCATGAG CCATGGGAACAAGGAGGTCTTCTCCTGCCGGGGCATCCTGCTGGCAGTGAACTGGTTTCTGGAGCGGGGCCACACAGACATCACAGTGTTTGTGCCATCCTGGAGGAAGGAGCAGCCTCGGCCCGACGTGCCCATCACAG ACCAGCACATCCTGCGGGAACTGGAGAAGAAGAAGATCCTGGTGTTCACACCATCACGACGCGTGGGTGGCAAGCGGGTGGTGTGCTATGACGACAGATTCATTGTGAAGCTGGCCTACGAGTCTGACGGGATCGTGGTTTCCAACGACACATACCGTGACCTCCAAGGCGAGCGGCAGGAGTGGAAGCGCTTCATCGAGGAGCGGCTGCTCATGTACTCCTTCGTCAATGACAA GTTTATGCCCCCTGATGACCCACTGGGCCGGCACgggcccagcctggacaacttccTGCGTAAGAAGCCACTCACTTTGGAGCACAGGAAGCAGCCGTGTCCCTATG GAAGGAAATGCACCTATGGGATCAAGTGCCGATTCTTCCACCCAGAGCGGCCAAGCTGCCCCCAGCGCTCTGTGGCAGATGAGCTCCGTGCCAATGCTCTCCTCTCACCCCCCAGAGCCCCAAGCAAGGACAAAAATGGCCGGCGGCCTTCACCTTCATCCCAGTCCAGCTCTCTGCTAACAGAGAGTGAGCAGTGCAGCCTGGATGGGAAGAAGCTGGGGGCCCAGGCATCCCCAGGGTCCCGCCAAGAGGGTCTAACACAGACCTATGCCCCATCAGGCAGGAGCCTCGCACCTAGCGGGGGCAGTGGCAGCAGCTTTGGGCCCACAGACTGGCTCCCACAGACGCTGGACTCACTCCCGTACGTCTCCCAGGATTGCCTGGACTCGGGCATTGGCTCCCTGGAGAGCCAGATGTCGGAACTTTGGGGGGTTCGAGGAGGAGGCCCTGGTGAGCCGGGCCCACCCCGAGCCCCTTACACGGGCTACAGTCCCTATGGATCTGAGCTCCCAGCCACCGCAGCCTTCTCTGCCTTTGGCCGGGCCATGGGTGCTGGCCACTTCAGTGTCCCTGCCGACTACCCACCCGCGCCCCCTGCCTTTCCACCTCGAGAGTACTGGTCTGAACCATAcccactgcccccacccacaTCAGTCCTTCAGGAGCCCCCAGTGCAGAGCCCAGGGGCTGGCAGGAGCCCgtggggcagggcaggcagcCTGGCCAAGGAGCAGGCCAGCGTGTATACTAAGCTGTGTGGTGTGTTTCCCCCGCACCTGGTGGAGGCTGTGATGGGGCGCTTCCCACAGCTCCTGGACCCCCAGCAGCTGGCTGCCGAGATCCTCTCCTACAAGTCCCAGCACCCCAGTGAGTAA
- the ZC3H12A gene encoding endoribonuclease ZC3H12A isoform X2, giving the protein MSGPCGEKPVLEASPTMSLWEFEDSHSRQGTPRPGQELAAEEASALELQMKVDFFRKLGYSSTEIHSVLQKLGVQADTNTVLGELVKHGTATERERQTSPDPCPQLPLVPRGGGTPKAPNLEPPLPEEEKEGSDLRPVVIDGSNVAMSHGNKEVFSCRGILLAVNWFLERGHTDITVFVPSWRKEQPRPDVPITDQHILRELEKKKILVFTPSRRVGGKRVVCYDDRFIVKLAYESDGIVVSNDTYRDLQGERQEWKRFIEERLLMYSFVNDKLAIGPFSAIRSPCMAPTSREFFAPSAGLCPLMTHWAGTGPAWTTSCVRSHSLWSTGSSRVPMEGNAPMGSSADSSTQSGQAAPSALWQMSSVPMLSSHPPEPQARTKMAGGLHLHPSPALC; this is encoded by the exons ATGAGTGGCCCCTGTGGAGAGAAGCCTGTCCTGGAAGCCAGCCCCACCATGAGTCTGTGGGAATTTGAGGACAGCCACAGCCGTCAGGGCACCCCAAGGCCGGGTCAAGAGCTGGCCGCTGAGGAGGCCTCGGCCCTGGAACTGCAGATGAAGGTGGACTTCTTCCGGAAGCTGGGCTATTCATCCACGGAGATCCACAGCGTCCTGCAGAAGCTGGGCGTCCAGGCAGACACCAACACGGTGCTGGGTGAGCTGGTGAAACACGGGACAGCCACCGAGCGGGAGCGCCAGACCTCACCGGACCCCTGCCCTCAGCTCCCTCTAGTCCCGCGGGGTGGTGGCACCCCTAAGGCTCCCAACCTGGAGCCTCCACTcccagaagaggaaaaggagggcaGCGACCTGAGACCAGTGGTCATCGATGGGAGCAACGTGGCCATGAG CCATGGGAACAAGGAGGTCTTCTCCTGCCGGGGCATCCTGCTGGCAGTGAACTGGTTTCTGGAGCGGGGCCACACAGACATCACAGTGTTTGTGCCATCCTGGAGGAAGGAGCAGCCTCGGCCCGACGTGCCCATCACAG ACCAGCACATCCTGCGGGAACTGGAGAAGAAGAAGATCCTGGTGTTCACACCATCACGACGCGTGGGTGGCAAGCGGGTGGTGTGCTATGACGACAGATTCATTGTGAAGCTGGCCTACGAGTCTGACGGGATCGTGGTTTCCAACGACACATACCGTGACCTCCAAGGCGAGCGGCAGGAGTGGAAGCGCTTCATCGAGGAGCGGCTGCTCATGTACTCCTTCGTCAATGACAA GCTTGCCATCGGCCCCTTCTCAGCAATTAGAAGTCCCTGCATGGCTCCCACCTCCAGAGAGTTCTTTGCACCCTCTGCAGGTTTATGCCCCCTGATGACCCACTGGGCCGGCACgggcccagcctggacaacttccTGCGTAAGAAGCCACTCACTTTGGAGCACAGGAAGCAGCCGTGTCCCTATG GAAGGAAATGCACCTATGGGATCAAGTGCCGATTCTTCCACCCAGAGCGGCCAAGCTGCCCCCAGCGCTCTGTGGCAGATGAGCTCCGTGCCAATGCTCTCCTCTCACCCCCCAGAGCCCCAAGCAAGGACAAAAATGGCCGGCGGCCTTCACCTTCATCCCAGTCCAGCTCTCTGCTAA
- the ZC3H12A gene encoding endoribonuclease ZC3H12A isoform X3, producing the protein MSGPCGEKPVLEASPTMSLWEFEDSHSRQGTPRPGQELAAEEASALELQMKVDFFRKLGYSSTEIHSVLQKLGVQADTNTVLGELVKHGTATERERQTSPDPCPQLPLVPRGGGTPKAPNLEPPLPEEEKEGSDLRPVVIDGSNVAMSHGNKEVFSCRGILLAVNWFLERGHTDITVFVPSWRKEQPRPDVPITDQHILRELEKKKILVFTPSRRVGGKRVVCYDDRFIVKLAYESDGIVVSNDTYRDLQGERQEWKRFIEERLLMYSFVNDNKACHRPLLSN; encoded by the exons ATGAGTGGCCCCTGTGGAGAGAAGCCTGTCCTGGAAGCCAGCCCCACCATGAGTCTGTGGGAATTTGAGGACAGCCACAGCCGTCAGGGCACCCCAAGGCCGGGTCAAGAGCTGGCCGCTGAGGAGGCCTCGGCCCTGGAACTGCAGATGAAGGTGGACTTCTTCCGGAAGCTGGGCTATTCATCCACGGAGATCCACAGCGTCCTGCAGAAGCTGGGCGTCCAGGCAGACACCAACACGGTGCTGGGTGAGCTGGTGAAACACGGGACAGCCACCGAGCGGGAGCGCCAGACCTCACCGGACCCCTGCCCTCAGCTCCCTCTAGTCCCGCGGGGTGGTGGCACCCCTAAGGCTCCCAACCTGGAGCCTCCACTcccagaagaggaaaaggagggcaGCGACCTGAGACCAGTGGTCATCGATGGGAGCAACGTGGCCATGAG CCATGGGAACAAGGAGGTCTTCTCCTGCCGGGGCATCCTGCTGGCAGTGAACTGGTTTCTGGAGCGGGGCCACACAGACATCACAGTGTTTGTGCCATCCTGGAGGAAGGAGCAGCCTCGGCCCGACGTGCCCATCACAG ACCAGCACATCCTGCGGGAACTGGAGAAGAAGAAGATCCTGGTGTTCACACCATCACGACGCGTGGGTGGCAAGCGGGTGGTGTGCTATGACGACAGATTCATTGTGAAGCTGGCCTACGAGTCTGACGGGATCGTGGTTTCCAACGACACATACCGTGACCTCCAAGGCGAGCGGCAGGAGTGGAAGCGCTTCATCGAGGAGCGGCTGCTCATGTACTCCTTCGTCAATGACAA CAAGGCTTGCCATCGGCCCCTTCTCAGCAATTAG
- the ZC3H12A gene encoding endoribonuclease ZC3H12A isoform X1, protein MCTSVPVVPAARRVGQEPEVSRHLSPTPSHGNKEVFSCRGILLAVNWFLERGHTDITVFVPSWRKEQPRPDVPITDQHILRELEKKKILVFTPSRRVGGKRVVCYDDRFIVKLAYESDGIVVSNDTYRDLQGERQEWKRFIEERLLMYSFVNDKFMPPDDPLGRHGPSLDNFLRKKPLTLEHRKQPCPYGRKCTYGIKCRFFHPERPSCPQRSVADELRANALLSPPRAPSKDKNGRRPSPSSQSSSLLTESEQCSLDGKKLGAQASPGSRQEGLTQTYAPSGRSLAPSGGSGSSFGPTDWLPQTLDSLPYVSQDCLDSGIGSLESQMSELWGVRGGGPGEPGPPRAPYTGYSPYGSELPATAAFSAFGRAMGAGHFSVPADYPPAPPAFPPREYWSEPYPLPPPTSVLQEPPVQSPGAGRSPWGRAGSLAKEQASVYTKLCGVFPPHLVEAVMGRFPQLLDPQQLAAEILSYKSQHPSE, encoded by the exons atgtgtacatCTGTCCCTGTGGTCCCGGCAGCTCGCCGGGTGGGGCAGGAACCAGAAGTCTCGCGGcacctttcccccacccccag CCATGGGAACAAGGAGGTCTTCTCCTGCCGGGGCATCCTGCTGGCAGTGAACTGGTTTCTGGAGCGGGGCCACACAGACATCACAGTGTTTGTGCCATCCTGGAGGAAGGAGCAGCCTCGGCCCGACGTGCCCATCACAG ACCAGCACATCCTGCGGGAACTGGAGAAGAAGAAGATCCTGGTGTTCACACCATCACGACGCGTGGGTGGCAAGCGGGTGGTGTGCTATGACGACAGATTCATTGTGAAGCTGGCCTACGAGTCTGACGGGATCGTGGTTTCCAACGACACATACCGTGACCTCCAAGGCGAGCGGCAGGAGTGGAAGCGCTTCATCGAGGAGCGGCTGCTCATGTACTCCTTCGTCAATGACAA GTTTATGCCCCCTGATGACCCACTGGGCCGGCACgggcccagcctggacaacttccTGCGTAAGAAGCCACTCACTTTGGAGCACAGGAAGCAGCCGTGTCCCTATG GAAGGAAATGCACCTATGGGATCAAGTGCCGATTCTTCCACCCAGAGCGGCCAAGCTGCCCCCAGCGCTCTGTGGCAGATGAGCTCCGTGCCAATGCTCTCCTCTCACCCCCCAGAGCCCCAAGCAAGGACAAAAATGGCCGGCGGCCTTCACCTTCATCCCAGTCCAGCTCTCTGCTAACAGAGAGTGAGCAGTGCAGCCTGGATGGGAAGAAGCTGGGGGCCCAGGCATCCCCAGGGTCCCGCCAAGAGGGTCTAACACAGACCTATGCCCCATCAGGCAGGAGCCTCGCACCTAGCGGGGGCAGTGGCAGCAGCTTTGGGCCCACAGACTGGCTCCCACAGACGCTGGACTCACTCCCGTACGTCTCCCAGGATTGCCTGGACTCGGGCATTGGCTCCCTGGAGAGCCAGATGTCGGAACTTTGGGGGGTTCGAGGAGGAGGCCCTGGTGAGCCGGGCCCACCCCGAGCCCCTTACACGGGCTACAGTCCCTATGGATCTGAGCTCCCAGCCACCGCAGCCTTCTCTGCCTTTGGCCGGGCCATGGGTGCTGGCCACTTCAGTGTCCCTGCCGACTACCCACCCGCGCCCCCTGCCTTTCCACCTCGAGAGTACTGGTCTGAACCATAcccactgcccccacccacaTCAGTCCTTCAGGAGCCCCCAGTGCAGAGCCCAGGGGCTGGCAGGAGCCCgtggggcagggcaggcagcCTGGCCAAGGAGCAGGCCAGCGTGTATACTAAGCTGTGTGGTGTGTTTCCCCCGCACCTGGTGGAGGCTGTGATGGGGCGCTTCCCACAGCTCCTGGACCCCCAGCAGCTGGCTGCCGAGATCCTCTCCTACAAGTCCCAGCACCCCAGTGAGTAA
- the ZC3H12A gene encoding endoribonuclease ZC3H12A isoform b (isoform b is encoded by transcript variant 3) — protein MPPDDPLGRHGPSLDNFLRKKPLTLEHRKQPCPYGRKCTYGIKCRFFHPERPSCPQRSVADELRANALLSPPRAPSKDKNGRRPSPSSQSSSLLTESEQCSLDGKKLGAQASPGSRQEGLTQTYAPSGRSLAPSGGSGSSFGPTDWLPQTLDSLPYVSQDCLDSGIGSLESQMSELWGVRGGGPGEPGPPRAPYTGYSPYGSELPATAAFSAFGRAMGAGHFSVPADYPPAPPAFPPREYWSEPYPLPPPTSVLQEPPVQSPGAGRSPWGRAGSLAKEQASVYTKLCGVFPPHLVEAVMGRFPQLLDPQQLAAEILSYKSQHPSE, from the exons ATGCCCCCTGATGACCCACTGGGCCGGCACgggcccagcctggacaacttccTGCGTAAGAAGCCACTCACTTTGGAGCACAGGAAGCAGCCGTGTCCCTATG GAAGGAAATGCACCTATGGGATCAAGTGCCGATTCTTCCACCCAGAGCGGCCAAGCTGCCCCCAGCGCTCTGTGGCAGATGAGCTCCGTGCCAATGCTCTCCTCTCACCCCCCAGAGCCCCAAGCAAGGACAAAAATGGCCGGCGGCCTTCACCTTCATCCCAGTCCAGCTCTCTGCTAACAGAGAGTGAGCAGTGCAGCCTGGATGGGAAGAAGCTGGGGGCCCAGGCATCCCCAGGGTCCCGCCAAGAGGGTCTAACACAGACCTATGCCCCATCAGGCAGGAGCCTCGCACCTAGCGGGGGCAGTGGCAGCAGCTTTGGGCCCACAGACTGGCTCCCACAGACGCTGGACTCACTCCCGTACGTCTCCCAGGATTGCCTGGACTCGGGCATTGGCTCCCTGGAGAGCCAGATGTCGGAACTTTGGGGGGTTCGAGGAGGAGGCCCTGGTGAGCCGGGCCCACCCCGAGCCCCTTACACGGGCTACAGTCCCTATGGATCTGAGCTCCCAGCCACCGCAGCCTTCTCTGCCTTTGGCCGGGCCATGGGTGCTGGCCACTTCAGTGTCCCTGCCGACTACCCACCCGCGCCCCCTGCCTTTCCACCTCGAGAGTACTGGTCTGAACCATAcccactgcccccacccacaTCAGTCCTTCAGGAGCCCCCAGTGCAGAGCCCAGGGGCTGGCAGGAGCCCgtggggcagggcaggcagcCTGGCCAAGGAGCAGGCCAGCGTGTATACTAAGCTGTGTGGTGTGTTTCCCCCGCACCTGGTGGAGGCTGTGATGGGGCGCTTCCCACAGCTCCTGGACCCCCAGCAGCTGGCTGCCGAGATCCTCTCCTACAAGTCCCAGCACCCCAGTGAGTAA